The Chitinophagales bacterium genome contains a region encoding:
- a CDS encoding toxin-antitoxin system YwqK family antitoxin, producing the protein MKNKLLLFFVLVSCKHDDLQRVISFYNSEGKMPREVYSVISDSPNVKQGVYLLYAEDGKLKEKRTYSSNRIVDTLYQYYPSGKFSERALYRNGLPNGFRNVYFENGEMMVEEQYRDGLLNGNYTSYYENRKSKQQGQYVNGNREGLWKFYYATSELNEEINFKNNEADGSYKSYYKMGKVKVIGSYEKGLKSGEWKTFYENGNLMEDLNY; encoded by the coding sequence ATGAAAAATAAATTATTGCTGTTTTTTGTCCTTGTTTCGTGCAAGCATGACGATTTACAACGGGTTATTAGTTTTTACAATTCCGAAGGGAAAATGCCACGTGAAGTGTACAGCGTAATATCGGATAGCCCTAATGTAAAGCAAGGCGTTTATTTATTGTATGCCGAAGATGGAAAGCTAAAGGAAAAAAGAACATACAGCAGCAACAGGATTGTAGACACCCTGTATCAATATTACCCATCAGGTAAATTTAGTGAACGAGCACTTTACCGTAATGGATTGCCAAATGGTTTTCGAAACGTCTATTTTGAAAATGGTGAAATGATGGTAGAAGAGCAATATCGCGATGGCTTATTAAACGGGAATTATACGTCTTATTATGAAAATCGTAAATCTAAGCAACAAGGACAATATGTAAATGGCAACAGGGAAGGCCTCTGGAAATTTTATTATGCAACAAGTGAATTAAATGAAGAAATTAATTTTAAAAACAATGAAGCAGATGGATCTTATAAATCTTACTATAAAATGGGTAAAGTAAAAGTTATCGGATCTTATGAAAAGGGTTTAAAATCCGGAGAGTGGAAAACGTTCTATGAAAATGGTAACCTAATGGAAGATTTGAATTATTAA
- a CDS encoding sigma-54-dependent Fis family transcriptional regulator produces the protein MANILIIDDEKSIRRTLREILEYEGYKVEEANDGIEGLNMIKDISFDAILLDIKMPKMDGMEVLDKIQAQNIDVPVIMVSGHGTIDTAVEAVKKGAYDFVAKPMDLNRLLISLRNALEKASLVTETKVLKRKVSKTREILGNSPAIEKIKEKINKVAPTDARVLITGDNGTGKELVARWIHEKSNRADGPLVEVNCAAIPSELIESELFGHEKGAFTSAIKQRIGKFEQAHGGTLFLDEIGDMSLSAQAKVLRALQEGKVTRVGGDKEISVDVRVIAATNKDLTREIDRNNFRMDLYHRLGVIIIHVPTLNERKEDIAILAEKFVIEICEDYGIPKKIITPRAIQELQNINWTGNIRELHNVLERLVILSENKITEQEVLTYGVANVIRDPMEAFFNRFDKFVDFKDEMEKMYIENKLKINNWNVSKTADEIDVQRSHLYSKMEKFGLKREETHNM, from the coding sequence ATGGCTAACATCCTTATTATTGATGATGAAAAAAGTATACGTCGTACGTTGCGTGAAATTCTTGAATATGAAGGATATAAAGTGGAGGAAGCCAACGATGGAATTGAGGGTTTGAATATGATTAAGGATATAAGCTTTGATGCCATCCTGTTAGATATAAAAATGCCTAAAATGGATGGCATGGAAGTACTGGATAAAATTCAGGCCCAGAATATAGATGTCCCTGTCATTATGGTATCAGGTCATGGTACCATTGATACTGCCGTAGAGGCGGTGAAAAAAGGCGCATATGATTTTGTTGCCAAGCCAATGGATTTAAACCGACTATTGATTTCTTTACGGAATGCTTTAGAGAAAGCTTCTCTGGTAACAGAAACGAAAGTATTAAAACGTAAAGTTTCCAAAACGCGTGAGATCCTCGGAAATTCACCTGCGATAGAGAAAATAAAAGAGAAGATAAATAAAGTGGCGCCTACGGATGCACGGGTTCTTATTACCGGTGATAATGGGACCGGAAAAGAATTGGTTGCGAGATGGATCCATGAAAAAAGTAACCGTGCAGACGGCCCTTTGGTTGAGGTGAATTGTGCGGCAATTCCTTCAGAATTGATAGAAAGTGAATTATTTGGTCATGAAAAGGGAGCGTTTACCTCGGCTATTAAACAGCGTATAGGCAAATTTGAGCAGGCACATGGTGGCACGCTGTTTCTTGATGAAATTGGAGATATGAGTTTAAGCGCACAAGCGAAGGTACTTCGTGCTTTGCAGGAAGGTAAGGTAACACGCGTTGGTGGCGATAAAGAAATATCAGTGGATGTGCGAGTAATTGCGGCTACCAATAAGGACCTCACCCGCGAAATCGACCGTAATAATTTCAGGATGGACCTCTATCATCGCTTAGGTGTTATCATTATTCATGTACCTACACTTAATGAGCGGAAAGAAGATATTGCAATTCTTGCTGAAAAATTTGTTATAGAAATTTGTGAAGATTATGGAATTCCAAAAAAGATAATAACTCCGCGTGCAATCCAGGAATTACAGAATATTAACTGGACGGGTAATATTCGTGAGCTGCACAATGTACTCGAGAGATTAGTGATACTTAGTGAAAACAAAATTACGGAACAGGAAGTGCTGACTTACGGAGTTGCGAATGTAATTAGAGATCCAATGGAAGCATTTTTCAATCGCTTTGATAAATTTGTTGATTTTAAAGATGAGATGGAGAAAATGTATATAGAAAACAAGCTGAAGATAAATAATTGGAATGTGTCTAAAACGGCTGATGAAATTGACGTGCAGCGCAGTCATTTATACAGTAAAATGGAAAAGTTTGGTTTGAAAAGGGAAGAAACCCACAATATGTAA
- a CDS encoding toxin-antitoxin system YwqK family antitoxin, with amino-acid sequence MKSLFIIGLFFLPLYLFAQTELESGGIYDTVKVIDPLHSNSMQLSIYGHYTRDLRRIGNIVNGKREGSWRTYYQNGLLSSLQQFHEDILNGVFLIFEPGAQLAREDFYENGILEGISHAFHGGVMTSIEPYKNGQLNGWRKIFVNGIISEEGNWKMGIRDSISRWYSVIGKVSIEYYYTNGTLNGSSISYYENGQVKSSGNFLNSYQNGYWKEFYASGKLSEEGDYSSGKKNGTWSFFSEEGILQKTEQYRNGDVVKKTRVKK; translated from the coding sequence ATGAAGTCATTATTTATAATTGGTTTATTTTTCCTGCCGCTTTATCTTTTTGCCCAAACAGAACTGGAATCAGGGGGAATTTATGACACTGTGAAGGTTATTGATCCGCTTCATTCTAATTCCATGCAACTTAGTATTTATGGTCATTACACAAGAGATCTCAGGCGTATAGGCAATATTGTAAATGGGAAAAGGGAAGGCTCCTGGCGTACTTATTATCAAAATGGATTGCTTAGCAGCCTTCAGCAATTTCATGAAGATATATTAAACGGGGTGTTTTTAATTTTTGAGCCGGGTGCACAGCTGGCCCGCGAAGATTTCTATGAAAATGGAATACTTGAAGGGATCAGCCATGCATTTCATGGCGGGGTTATGACTTCCATTGAACCATACAAAAACGGACAACTCAATGGGTGGCGAAAAATATTCGTTAATGGAATCATTTCAGAAGAAGGAAATTGGAAAATGGGCATACGGGATAGTATAAGCAGATGGTACTCTGTAATCGGGAAAGTTTCTATAGAGTATTACTATACAAATGGAACATTAAATGGAAGCTCAATATCCTATTATGAAAATGGCCAGGTAAAATCATCAGGTAACTTTTTAAACAGTTATCAAAATGGTTATTGGAAAGAATTTTATGCTTCAGGAAAATTAAGTGAAGAGGGAGATTATAGTTCCGGAAAAAAGAATGGCACCTGGAGTTTTTTTAGTGAAGAGGGAATTTTGCAAAAAACAGAACAATATAGAAACGGAGATGTAGTTAAGAAAACCCGGGTAAAAAAATAA
- a CDS encoding SDR family oxidoreductase, protein MKDLTNKVVIITGASSGIGKSCAFSFAKKNAAVMLAARDDSKLKKVCDEIKSAGGIASFCKTDVSRENDCKNLIEKTVEEFGRIDVLINNAGISMRALFADLDLIVIRELMDTNFWGTVYCTKYALTEILKNKGSIAGVSSIAGFKGLPGRAGYSASKFAMQGFLESLRIETLKKGIHVLIVCPGYTSSNIRLSALNKEGKEQGETPLDENKLMSADEVANEIVKGIQKETRTLILTSQGKITVLLNKFFPAFMDKMVYRVVSKEPGSPFP, encoded by the coding sequence ATGAAAGACTTAACAAATAAAGTAGTAATTATTACAGGGGCCTCATCTGGAATTGGAAAATCCTGTGCTTTTTCATTCGCAAAAAAAAATGCTGCTGTAATGTTAGCTGCACGTGACGATAGCAAACTGAAGAAGGTGTGCGATGAAATAAAATCTGCAGGTGGAATTGCTTCTTTTTGTAAAACTGATGTAAGCAGAGAAAATGATTGCAAAAATCTTATAGAAAAAACAGTTGAAGAATTTGGGAGAATAGATGTGCTCATTAATAATGCAGGTATATCTATGAGGGCATTATTTGCAGATCTCGATTTAATAGTAATTCGAGAATTGATGGATACCAATTTTTGGGGAACAGTCTATTGCACCAAATATGCGCTTACAGAAATATTGAAAAATAAAGGAAGCATAGCAGGGGTTTCTTCCATTGCAGGTTTCAAAGGATTACCAGGCCGAGCTGGTTATTCCGCTTCAAAATTTGCGATGCAGGGATTCCTGGAATCATTGAGAATTGAGACACTCAAAAAAGGAATTCACGTGCTTATAGTTTGTCCTGGTTATACTTCTTCCAACATCCGTCTTAGTGCTTTAAACAAAGAAGGAAAAGAGCAAGGTGAAACACCTTTGGATGAAAATAAGTTAATGAGTGCTGATGAGGTTGCTAATGAAATAGTAAAAGGCATTCAGAAAGAGACCCGCACTTTAATATTAACATCTCAAGGGAAAATTACTGTTTTACTAAATAAATTTTTTCCGGCCTTTATGGATAAAATGGTATATAGAGTAGTCTCGAAAGAACCAGGTTCACCTTTCCCTTAA
- a CDS encoding toxin-antitoxin system YwqK family antitoxin — MKQFFVLIIFCFPLYLLAQNNEETGYSDTIRVHDPEHYNIEHLKIYSVTGKIARSGDLLNGKKEGIWREYYENGFLSRVLLYHEDVLNGITLMFQTSGMLMREADFSRGKLNGILHEYTDNYLSLEENYINGVLNGWRRVYKNSVIAEEGGWKMGKRDSINRWYYEDGKESVEYNYTNGMIEGASKSFFESGQLKAEGTFRNNYEEGLWKEYLESGKENSEGLYKAGKKNGKWKIFNEDGRLQKMIEYLDGKVVKETAVKK; from the coding sequence ATGAAACAATTCTTTGTTCTTATTATTTTTTGCTTTCCGCTTTATCTGCTTGCTCAAAACAATGAGGAAACTGGTTATTCAGATACCATTCGTGTTCATGATCCGGAACATTATAATATAGAACACTTAAAAATATATAGTGTAACAGGAAAGATTGCACGCTCAGGAGATTTGCTTAATGGAAAAAAAGAAGGGATTTGGCGGGAATACTATGAAAACGGCTTTTTGAGCAGAGTGCTGCTATACCATGAGGATGTTTTAAACGGTATTACTCTCATGTTTCAAACAAGCGGAATGCTAATGCGCGAAGCAGATTTCAGCAGGGGCAAGCTGAATGGAATTTTACATGAATACACTGATAACTATTTGTCTTTAGAGGAGAATTACATAAATGGAGTTTTAAACGGGTGGAGAAGAGTTTATAAAAACAGCGTTATTGCAGAAGAGGGTGGATGGAAAATGGGAAAACGGGACAGCATTAACAGATGGTACTATGAAGATGGAAAGGAATCTGTTGAATATAATTATACGAACGGGATGATAGAAGGGGCATCAAAATCTTTTTTTGAAAGCGGGCAATTGAAAGCGGAAGGTACTTTCAGGAATAATTATGAAGAAGGGTTGTGGAAAGAATATTTAGAATCCGGAAAGGAAAATTCGGAAGGCCTTTATAAGGCAGGAAAAAAAAATGGCAAATGGAAAATTTTTAATGAAGACGGAAGACTTCAGAAAATGATTGAATATCTCGATGGAAAAGTTGTTAAGGAGACTGCAGTAAAGAAATAA